The window GAACTTGACGAACGAGCCCAGCCCTTTCTTGCTCTGCACCAGCGTGATCGCCGCCGTCAGCGTCGTCTTGCCGTGATCGACGTGACCGATCGTCCCCACGTTGACGTGCGGCTTGGTGCGTTTGAAGGTTTCCTTGGCCATCCGACTGCTCCTTCTTTCTTCTGCCGCGCCCGCCATGCAGGCGCGCAATCCTGACTGCTGCCTGGCGGCTCAGGCCGCGCCCGCGCGCGCGGTCAATTCTTCGGCGACCGAATTCGGCACCGGGTCGTAGTGGTCGAACTGCATCGTGTAGGTCGCGCGGCCCTGGGTGCGCGAGCGCACTTCGGTCGCGTAGCCGAACATGTTCGCGAGCGGAACGTGCGCGGCGATCACTTGGGCGCCGCCGCGTGCGGTCTGGTTCTGGATGCGGCCGCGGCGGCTGTTGAGGTCGCCGATGACGTCGCCCATGTACTGGTCGGGAACCACGACCTCGACGGCCATGATCGGCTCGAGCAGCACGGGGTTGGCCTTGCGCAGCGCTTCCTTGAACGCCATCGAAGCGCAGATCTTGAACGCCATCTCCGACGAGTCGACTTCGTGGTAGGAGCCGTCGTAGAGGCGAACCTTGCAATCGATGACCGGGTAGCCGGCAAGCGGGCCCGCCGTCAGCGCATCCACGAGCCCCTTCTCGACGGCCGGGATGTACTCGCGCGGAATCGTGCCGCCCTTGATCGCGTCGACGAACTCGAAGCCCTTGCCCGCTTCCAGCGGCGAAAGCTCGATGGCGACTTCGGCGAACTGGCCGCGGCCTCCGGACTGCTTCGCGTAGCGCAGCTTGTGCTCGACGGTCTTGCGCGCGGTCTCGCGGTAGGCGACCTGCGGCTTGCCGACGTTCGCGTCGACCTTGAACTCGCGCAGCATGCGGTCGACGATGATCTCCAGGTGCAGCTCTCCCATGCCGGAGATGATCGTCTGCCCCGTCTCCTCGTCCTGGCGAACCCGGAACGAGGGATCTTCGTGCACGATCTTGCCGAGCGCGACCGAGACCTTTTCCTGGTCGGCCTTGGTCTTGGGCTCGATGGCCACCGAGATCACGGGCTCGGGGAACGTCATGCTCTCGAGCAGCACCGCATCCTTCGGATCGCAGATCGTGTCGCCGGTGATCGCGGTCTTCATGCCGACTGCCGCGACGATGTCGCCCGCGTAGACCTCTTCGACGTCCTCGCGGTTGTTGGCGTGCATCTTGAGCAGGCGGCCGACGCGCTCCTTCTTGCCCTTCGTGACGTTGAGCACCTGGTCGCCGACCTTGGCGTGGCCCGAGTAGACGCGCATGAAGGTCAGCGTGCCGACGAACGGGTCGGTCATGATCTTGAACGCAAGGGCCGCGAACGGCGCGTCGTCGCTGGCGGGACGCACCAGTTCCTTTTCCTTGTGGTCGGGGTCGAGCCCGACGATGGCGGGAACGTCGCTCGGCGACGGCAGGTAGTCGACGACGGCGTCGAGCAGCGACTGCACGCCCTTGTTCTTGAACGCAGTGCCGCACAGCACCGGGACGAGCTTCATCGCGATCGTGCCCTTGCGGATCGCGTCGCGAAGCTCCGTTTCGCTGACCTCTTCGCCGCCGAGGAATTTCTCGAGCACGTGCTCGTCGGCGTCGGCGGCGGCTTCGACGAGAGCTTCGCGCGCCGCCTTGGCGTCGTCGAGCATGCCGGCGGGGATCTCGCCCGTGATCACGGTCCAGCCCATGTCGTTTTCGTCGGCGCTGACGGCCTTCATCGACACGAGGTCGATGACGCCGGTAAAACCTTCTTCCTTGCCGATGGGGATCTGGATGGGAACGGCGGGAGCCTTCAGGCGATCACGGATCTGTTCGACGACGTTGTCGAAGTCGGCGCCGACGCGATCCATCTTGTTGACGAAGGCGACGCGCGGGACGTGGTAGCGGTCGGCCTGGCGCCATACCGTCTCCGACTGGGGCTCGACGCCGCCTACCGCGCAAAATACCGCGCAGGCACCGTCGAGGACGCGAAGCGAGCGCTCGACTTCAATCGTGAAGTCGACGTGGCCGGGCGTGTCGATGATGTTGACGCGGTGGTCGCGCCAGAAGCACGTGGTGGCCGCCGAGGTGATCGTGATGCCGCGCTCCTGCTCCTGGACCATCCAGTCCATCGTCGCGGCACCGTCGTGGACCTCGCCGATCTTGTGGCTGATCCCGGTGTAGAAAAGGATACGCTCGGTCGTCGTCGTCTTGCCCGCATCGATGTGGGCCATGATCCCGATGTTGCGGGTCCTTGCGATTGGTGTCTTGCGCGCCATGATCGTCAGCCGGGCGAAATGCCGTCGTCGCTCCCCCGTCTACCAGCGGTAATGGGCGAAGGCTTTGTTGGCCTCCGCCATGCGATGGGTGTCTTCGCGTTTCTTGACTGCGCCGCCGCGATTGTTCGACGCGTCGATGAGCTCGCCGGCCAGGCGGTCGCGCATCGTGCGCTCGGGCCGCGAGCGCGCGTTGCCGATGAGCCAGCGGATCGCCAGCGCCACCTGCCGCGAGGAGCGCACTTCGATCGGAACCTGGTAGGTGGCGCCGCCGACGCGGCGCGATCGCACCTCGACGGCCGGCTTCACGTTGTCGAGCGCGCGGCGGAACATCTCGAGCCCGCTTTCCTTCAGGCGGCCCTCGACGGTCTCGACGGCGCCGTAAAAGACAGCCTCGGCGATGCTCTTCTTGCCGTGCGTCTGCATGCAGTTGATGAACTGCGTGACGACGCGGTCATGGTAGACCGGGTCGGGCAGCAGCTCGCGCTTTCTTGCAGGTCCTTTTCGAGACATTCCTTACCTGTTCCGGCCGCTGGTGCGGTTTCGTTCCGAGTTGCCTGGCTGCAGTTACTTGGGGCGCTTGGCGCCGTACTTGGAGCGGCCCTGCCGCCGGTCGGTGACGCCGACCGAATCAAGCGTTCCGCGCACAACGTGGTAACGAACGCCCGGCAGGTCCTTGACGCGGCCGCCACGAATCAGCACGACGGAGTGCTCCTGGAGGTTGTGGCCGACGCCCGGGATGTAGGCGGTCACTTCGATCCCGTTGGTCAGGCGCACGCGTGCGACCTTGCGAAGCGCGGAGTTCGGCTTCTTCGGGGTGGATGTGTACACGCGCGTACATACCCCACGCCGCTGGGGGCTCTTGTCGAGAGCCGGCGCCGTCGTTTTGACGGCGAGTTTCTGCCTGCCCTTGCGGACGAGCTGGTTGATCGTCGGCACAATCTCTCCTGTTCGGTGCGTCCGGTCAGTGCGTCCAATCCGTGGCCTTGCGGCCACATCCGGGCACCAAAGAAACGCGAAACCTATTCAACTCACCGCACCGGGTCAAACGCGCTCGACGCACTGCGCTGCCCGCCGTGGCTGGGGTTTTTCACCCGTGCCGCAGCTCATCGCCGCATGCCGGGTTCGGTGGTTCAATCCCGGCACGGGTCTCCGCAATGGAGACTGTGGTTCGGGGTCCTATGTCCTCGGCCAGCCCTCAGAGGCAGGCCGTTTTCTCGGCCGCACGGGAGCGCGGCCATAAAAGGCACCGGTTTCGCTGTGCGCGCCCGATGCCGAATCGCGGATCAATACAACATCGCCGGGGAAATGGTAGCGGTCGGGGAAAAATTTCTTCGCCGCCCCGATTTTTATGCCATTTTCTGCATGGGGTCAGGCACCAGGGGAATAGTGCCTGACCCCAACGTCCCCGAACGGGGGGCCGCCCGGCCCGAAACCGCCTCCTGCCGGCCCTTTCCCGGTGGCGCGGGTGGAAAATGGCCGTCCAGTCGGGCCGCCTCGGCCCTGAAAAAGGTCCGCGCTCAGGTCGGGAAGGCTGCCATCAGGGCCGGACCGGCTGGCAAAGCTCGGTGAACCTCTCGCGGGCGCGCTCCTCGTCGCTGCTTTCGAAGAACTCGAGGCGCAGGATCTGTCCATCCCGGCACTGCATGACGGCAAGGAACGGGTTATCGAACGCGCTGCCGTCCGGGAAATGGCCCACGATCGTCATCATTCGCAGCTGGCCGTGCCCGCTCGATGCCAGCACCCGGACGACGCTCAGTGCCGCGTCGGAAACCAGCTCGGCACGAAACTGAAGCGACTGGATCCAGCGGTCACGGCCGATGGTTCCGAGGCCGAGCACGCGAGAATCCGCAACCACGGCGTCGGCGGCGACGAGCGCCCGCAGCTCGATCCAGTCGCGAAGCGAAGCAGCGCGATCGAAAGAAGCCAGCAGCTCCTTGATGGCACTCGAGTGGTTGCCTGGTTCCCCGGCCACGTGACAGCCTCCTCGCCCGGACAAACCGGACGCCGGCTCCGGCACGAGACTGGTCCAGCGCGAAGAGATCGGCAAGGGGGATTTGCGTGTTGCGGGCGGACGACGCTCCCGGCGTTTCCAGCCATTGCGGCACCTTCCCTTCCATGCGCGAATGCGTGTGGCCGCGTACGTCGATCGCGCCGATGCCGGCTCGCGATCCGATCACGCGATGTGCGCGACATCACGCCGCGGCGCCTCCCTCCCTCCTCGTCACCGCCTTCTGTCGCGTCGCCCAAGCGTCGGCGCAGTTCAGGCACTCGCCGTCGCGGCACGATCGAGTGATACCCCGCCACGCGGGTGCAATGATGCCGCGCATCACGTCGCACGCCGCACGCAACCGGGCGCTTCGCGAAGACCCGAAGGAGAAGTTCGTCCGATAGGCGGTATTTGACTGGGCGGCATCGGAGTAGCGTGGAGGTCGAAGACTTCGAAGGAGGTCACACCACCATGCGCCGATTGCCGCATTTTCTCTTCTACCTGGTTTCGTCGATCGCCGTCAGCGTTTCGTGCGTCCCCGCCTTCGCCGCCAACGGCGATTGCGGACAGCCTCAGACCGTCGGCTCCGCACCGACTGCGGCCGATGCGCTGTTCGTGCTGGAGACATCGGTCGGCACGAAGACCTGCACGCTGTGCGTCTGCGACGTCAACAACTCGGGCACCGTCACGGCAAGCGACGCATTGCTGGTGCTGCAGAGCGCCGTCGACCTGCCCGTCTCGCTCAACTGTCCGACGGGATGCGTGGACGGCGATGCGCAGTGCCCGGGCGTGGCGCAATTTGCCCTGTTCGCGAAAGTACGTCCCGGCCCGTGCACGACGAACGCCGACTGCCAGCCGTTCTCGTCCTGCGACACCTCGCTGCACCGCTGCACGACGGTCACCGATCTCGACACCGGATGGACCGGTCTCGCGCAAAACCAGGACATCGACGATCCGATTCCGGCGCGCCTCTTCGTCGACTGCCACGGCCCTGCGCCGTGCGGGGAATGCACCATCACCGGCCACGATCCTTCGCTCGGCGACTGCCGCTGCGCCGACGACAACCGCAAGATCTGTTTCAAGGTAGCCGAGGTGGACAACGACGTCTGCGGTGGCCAGGAGTGCATCTGTAACTTCGGTCCTCCGTCACCGCAGTCGGCGGGGAACATTCCGGTTTGCGTGCTCAACCAGCTGTCGGCGCAGCCGAGCGGCCACGGCAACGTCGATACCGGCGACGGGCTGATCGAATTGCCGCTCAACGAGAAGGTCTTCCTCGGAAGCTCGCTGTTCGCCCCGTGCCCGGTCTGCATCAACGATCCGACTCCGGCCGACGGAGTGCGAGGCGGCGTCTGCGTCGGCGGCCACAACGACGGCCAGAGCTGCGATGCCCAAGCCTTCAATTCGAGCTTCCCCCCGCCAACTGGCGCGCTGTACAGCCTCGACTGCTTCCCCGATTCGAACGCGGACATCAGCAACGGCGGGCTGAACATCAAGATCCCGCTCGACACCGGAAACCAGCAGATGGCTTTCGATCTTCCGTGCGGCGTCGACTCGAGCCAGAACTGTCCGTGCCGCGTCTGCAGCGCGAACTCGACGATTCCCTGCCACAGCGATTCCGATTGCACCGCAGCCAGTGCAGGAACCTGTTCGAGCGACGGTGCCGGCGAAGCAACGGCACCGAACGCCTGCAGCGACGGCGTCTGCCAGGCGATCGCGAGCGATGCCGGCAACAACGAAGGCCAGTGTGCTACCGGGCCCAACGACAGCTACTGCGATGCAGTCGTGCGCGCCGACGGCGGAGGCCTCATCGGCTGCAACGCCAATATCGATTGCGCAGCTTCCTCGATCGGCATCGACGCCGGAGCCTGTTCGCTGTCGCAGCGCCGGCCCTGTTTCCTCGACCCGATCGTCGCGCAGGGCGCTGCGAACCCGGTCGTGCCGATCGCGTCCGGCCCGTTCTGCATCCCGCCGTCGACGTCGGCTTCGGTCAACGCGTCCGCCGGACTTCCGGGACCCGGCCGCCTCGTCGTGCAGACCGTGCTGACGCTGTTCTGCAAGAGCGACCCGCAGGCTGCCTACACGCCCGGAACAGGAGGTTGTCCTCCATAAAGGACGCCCGGATGCGCGCGCGTAACCCTGCCGGGGACGAAACGATCCCCGGCCGGTGGGCGAATTACGCGCGAATTGCCTGATGGAGACGCTGATCCCTGTTTGAACGCGGCGCTGCGTTCTATCGTGACGCTGCGCACGCCCCGGCGCTCGCCTGCAGCGACGCCGGCGCAAACGGGCGACACCCGCACTTGCGGAACCGATCGTGCACATCACGCGAAGCCAGATTCACGAACTCGTACGACCGGATGCCTTCCAGTGGCTCGCCGCGATCGAAGACACGTTCATCACGACGCCGTCGCCGAAAACGGGACGGACCCTGGATGAGTACGAGCTCACCGGGCACTACGGCCGGTGGAAGCTGGACCTCGACCTGTTCGCCGAGCTCGGCCTGCGCTCGGTGCGCTACGGAATCCCGTGGCATCGCATCAGCCCCGCGCGCGGCACGTGGAACTTCTCGTGGACCGACCAGGTGCTCGGCCGCCTGCTCGAGCTCGGGATCCAGCCCGTCGTGGACCTGGTGCACTACGGGCTTCCGCCGTGGATCGAAGGTGCCTGGCTTCATCCCGACTTTCCCGAGCTGATGGCCGAATACGCGGCCCGCGTCGCGGAGCGATACAAGGGCCGCATCTTCACGTACACGCCTCTCAACGAGCCGCGCATCACGGCGTGGTACTGCGGCAAGCTCGGCTGGTGGCCACCTGCACGCCGCGGCTGGCGCGGATTTCTCTCGGTGATGATCGCCGCCTGCCGCGGCATCGTGCGCACCGTCGAAGAGATGACGGCGGTCGATCCCGACATCGTCGCGATCCACGTCGATGCGACCGATCTGTACGAAGCGGCCACGCCCGACCTCGAGCGCGAGGCCGGGCGGCGTCAGGACATCGTATTCCTCGCGCTCGACCTGGTGACCGGCAGGATTGACGACCGTCATTCGCTGCACTCCTGGCTGCTCACCAACGGCGTGAGCGAGGCCGAGCTGGGATGGTTCCGCGATCGTGCGCTGACCATCGACCTGCTCGGTCTCAACCTGTACCCGCTCTTCACTCGCAAGCGCCTGCTGCGCACGCCGCGAGGACTGCGAACGCGCATGCCGTACGGCAGCGCGAGCATTCTCGAGCGCCTCGCCGAAATGTACTGGAGCCGCTACCGATGTCCGCTGTTCGTCAGCGAAACGGCGTCGGCGGGGCGGCGGCGCCTTGCGTGGCTCGAGGATTCGGTCGAAGCCGTCGCTCGCGTGCGGGCCCGCGGCATTCCGCTGGTCGGATACACGTGGTGGCCGCTCTTCGCGCTCGTGACGTGGGGATACCGCGAAGGTCGCAAGTCGCCGGCCGAGTACCTCCTGCAGATGGGCCTTTGGAACCTCGAGCCGACGCAGAACGGTCTCGAGCGAGTGCCGACTGCGCTCGTCGAGCGCTACCGCGAGATCGTCGCCGGCGGCGCCGATCTCGTGGGCCGGCTGGCTGCCGCCGGGTCGACGTGACGCGATGAGCACGTTCCGTTCTTTCTACCTGGCCGGCTTCGAGTGCGCGACGGGCTACAACATGCACGGCCAGTGGATCGACCAGATCGCCGCAACCGAACACGACGTGCACTGCGCCGGCGACTACCGGCGTCTCGAGCAGGTCGGCATCCACGCCGTGCGCGAGGCGATCCGCTGGCCCCTGGTCGACCGCTGCGGCCGCTACGATTTCTCGAGCATCGAGCCGTTCGTGCGCGCGGCGCTGCGCCACGACTTCGACGTCATCTGGGATCTCTTCCACTACGGCTATCCGCAGGACGTCGATCTCTTCTCGCCGTCGTTTCCCGGCCGCTTCGCACGGTACTGCCACGCGGCGGCTTCATTCATCCGCCGGCGCATGCACCGCTCTTGCTTCTTCACTCCGATCAACGAGCCGTCGTTCCTGGCATGGGCCGCCGGCGAAGTCGGCCGTTTCGCGCCGCACGCCCGCGGACGCGGCCCCGAGCTCAAGCTCGCGCTGGCGCGCGCGGCCATCGCCGGCATCGAAGCCATTCGCGATGCCTGCCCGCAGGCGCGCATCGTCAACGTCGATCCCATCTGCCGCGTCGTGCCGGCCCCGCAGGACGAGGCCTCGATCGAATACGCCCAATGCTTCAACACCCGTTGGGTGTTCGAGTTCTGGGACATGGTCAGCGGACGGCTGCATCCGGAGCTCGGTGGAAGTCCCGCCCATCTCGACGTCGTCGGCCTGAACTATTACTGGACGAACCAGTGGCAGGTCGGCAGCGAAGGCGTCCCGCTCGCCGACGACGATCCAAGGCGGGTGCCGCTTTCCGACCTCGTGCGCACCGCGTGGCGCCGCTACGGCACCGAGATCGTGATCACCGAGACCAGCGCGCTCGGCGAGGCGCGCGCGCCGTGGATCCACGAGCTTTCGCTCATGGCCGAAGACCTGCTCGACAAGGGCATCGAGCTCTCCGGCATCTGCCTGTATCCAATCCTGAGCATGCCCGAATGGCACGCGCGCCACCGCTGGGCCCGGCTCGGCCTCTGGGATCTCGAACGCGAGCAGGACGTGCTGGCGCGCAGGGCCTGTGCACCGATGATGGCTGCGCTGCGGATCGCTCAGCAGCGCCAAGCGCTGCTGAGCACGCGCAGCGCGGGCGACGAATTCGTGGAGGCCACTGGCCGCGAGGAATAACCGCTCGCCATCGGGTCGACTGGATTCGCGCCGCCACTGGACGGCAAGCGCCGGTGACAGAACGGCCCGCCTCCTTGCGGAGAGCGGGCCGTTCTTCGAACATCGCTTCGCGAAGCGGGCCTGTTACAGCCGCAGCGCCTGCGTGAGATCGTCCTCGGCCTGCTCGCCGACTCCCGGAACGTCGATCTCGACGCCGAGGTAACCGACGAGGCCGGTTCCGGCCGGGATGAGCCGGCCCATGATGACGTTCTCCTTGAGGCCCCGCAGGTGGTCGGTCCACCCGTAGACGGCGGCTTCGGTCAGCACCTTGGTGGTCTCCTGGAAGGAGGCCGCCGAGATGAAGCTTTCCGTCGCCAGGCTGGCCTTCGTGATTCCGAGCAGCATCGGCTCGGCGATCACCGGCTTCTTGCCGCCCTCGAGCAGCTCGTTGTTGAGATCCTCGAAGCGGCCCTTCTCGATCTGGTCGCCGACCAGCATCGTCGAGTCGCCCGGATCCTTGACGCGCACGCGACGCAGCATCTGGCGCACGATCACCTCGATGTGCTTGTCGTTGATGCGCACGCCCTGGAGACGGTAGATCTCCTGGACCTCGTCCACCATGTAGGCGGCAAGCTCCTTCTCACCCTTGACGGTGAGGATGTCGTGGGGGTTGGACGATCCGGCGTGCAGCTGCTGCCCCGCTCGGATGTAGTCGCCCTCCTGGACGAGGATGTGCTTGCCCTTGCCGATGAGGAACTCGCGCGGATCGCCGACGTCGGGTGCGACGACGATCTTGCGCTTGCCCTTGGTGTCCTTGCCGAACGACACGACGCCGTCGATGTCGCTGATCGCCGCGATCTCCTTCGGGCGCCGTGCCTCGAACAGCTCGGCCACGCGCGGCAAGCCTCCGGTGATGTCCTTGGTCTTGGTCGTCTCTCGCGGGATCTTCGCGATGACGTCGCCGGGCATCACCTGGGCTCCTTCCTCGACGTTGAGGTAGGCGCCTTCGGGCAGCGAGTAACGGGCCTCGTTGCCGCGGGGACGCAGCATCGGGCGGCCGTCGGCGTCGCGGATCATGATCGTCGGGCGGCGGTCCTTGGCCTGCTTGGACGCCGTGATGACCTTGGTCGCGAGGCCCGTGTTCGGGTCGACGCGTTCTTCCATCGTCTCGCTGTCGACGATGTCCTCGAAGTGCGCCGTTCCGCCGACGTCGGTGATGATCGGCGTCATGAACGGATCCCACTCGGCAATGAGCTCGCCGGCCTTGACCCGCTCGCCGTCGCGCTTGCGAAGGCGGGCGCCGTGCACGAGCGGATAGCGCTCGCGCTCGCGCTGCTGGCCTTCCTCGAGCACCTCGACGATCGAGATCTCGGCGTTGCGGTTCATCACGACGAGGTGGCCT of the Candidatus Binatia bacterium genome contains:
- a CDS encoding GTP-binding protein; the protein is MAKETFKRTKPHVNVGTIGHVDHGKTTLTAAITLVQSKKGLGSFVKF
- the fusA gene encoding elongation factor G encodes the protein MARKTPIARTRNIGIMAHIDAGKTTTTERILFYTGISHKIGEVHDGAATMDWMVQEQERGITITSAATTCFWRDHRVNIIDTPGHVDFTIEVERSLRVLDGACAVFCAVGGVEPQSETVWRQADRYHVPRVAFVNKMDRVGADFDNVVEQIRDRLKAPAVPIQIPIGKEEGFTGVIDLVSMKAVSADENDMGWTVITGEIPAGMLDDAKAAREALVEAAADADEHVLEKFLGGEEVSETELRDAIRKGTIAMKLVPVLCGTAFKNKGVQSLLDAVVDYLPSPSDVPAIVGLDPDHKEKELVRPASDDAPFAALAFKIMTDPFVGTLTFMRVYSGHAKVGDQVLNVTKGKKERVGRLLKMHANNREDVEEVYAGDIVAAVGMKTAITGDTICDPKDAVLLESMTFPEPVISVAIEPKTKADQEKVSVALGKIVHEDPSFRVRQDEETGQTIISGMGELHLEIIVDRMLREFKVDANVGKPQVAYRETARKTVEHKLRYAKQSGGRGQFAEVAIELSPLEAGKGFEFVDAIKGGTIPREYIPAVEKGLVDALTAGPLAGYPVIDCKVRLYDGSYHEVDSSEMAFKICASMAFKEALRKANPVLLEPIMAVEVVVPDQYMGDVIGDLNSRRGRIQNQTARGGAQVIAAHVPLANMFGYATEVRSRTQGRATYTMQFDHYDPVPNSVAEELTARAGAA
- the rpsG gene encoding 30S ribosomal protein S7, which translates into the protein MSRKGPARKRELLPDPVYHDRVVTQFINCMQTHGKKSIAEAVFYGAVETVEGRLKESGLEMFRRALDNVKPAVEVRSRRVGGATYQVPIEVRSSRQVALAIRWLIGNARSRPERTMRDRLAGELIDASNNRGGAVKKREDTHRMAEANKAFAHYRW
- the rpsL gene encoding 30S ribosomal protein S12, which codes for MPTINQLVRKGRQKLAVKTTAPALDKSPQRRGVCTRVYTSTPKKPNSALRKVARVRLTNGIEVTAYIPGVGHNLQEHSVVLIRGGRVKDLPGVRYHVVRGTLDSVGVTDRRQGRSKYGAKRPK
- a CDS encoding family 1 glycosylhydrolase, which codes for MHITRSQIHELVRPDAFQWLAAIEDTFITTPSPKTGRTLDEYELTGHYGRWKLDLDLFAELGLRSVRYGIPWHRISPARGTWNFSWTDQVLGRLLELGIQPVVDLVHYGLPPWIEGAWLHPDFPELMAEYAARVAERYKGRIFTYTPLNEPRITAWYCGKLGWWPPARRGWRGFLSVMIAACRGIVRTVEEMTAVDPDIVAIHVDATDLYEAATPDLEREAGRRQDIVFLALDLVTGRIDDRHSLHSWLLTNGVSEAELGWFRDRALTIDLLGLNLYPLFTRKRLLRTPRGLRTRMPYGSASILERLAEMYWSRYRCPLFVSETASAGRRRLAWLEDSVEAVARVRARGIPLVGYTWWPLFALVTWGYREGRKSPAEYLLQMGLWNLEPTQNGLERVPTALVERYREIVAGGADLVGRLAAAGST
- a CDS encoding glycoside hydrolase, with translation MSTFRSFYLAGFECATGYNMHGQWIDQIAATEHDVHCAGDYRRLEQVGIHAVREAIRWPLVDRCGRYDFSSIEPFVRAALRHDFDVIWDLFHYGYPQDVDLFSPSFPGRFARYCHAAASFIRRRMHRSCFFTPINEPSFLAWAAGEVGRFAPHARGRGPELKLALARAAIAGIEAIRDACPQARIVNVDPICRVVPAPQDEASIEYAQCFNTRWVFEFWDMVSGRLHPELGGSPAHLDVVGLNYYWTNQWQVGSEGVPLADDDPRRVPLSDLVRTAWRRYGTEIVITETSALGEARAPWIHELSLMAEDLLDKGIELSGICLYPILSMPEWHARHRWARLGLWDLEREQDVLARRACAPMMAALRIAQQRQALLSTRSAGDEFVEATGREE